Within Dysgonomonas sp. HDW5A, the genomic segment GAGGCTGGTTCTGGTGGGGAGCTAAAGATGCCAATTCGTATAAAGCACTTTGGATATTGATGTTCGATACATTCAAAGCCAAAGGAATCAACAACCTTATCTGGGTATGGACTACCGAAACCAATGACAATAGCTGGTATCCGGGAGATGCTTATGTAGATATTATCGGACGGGATATCTACAATAAAAAAGATGCCGCTGCCATTTATAAAGAATACCTCAGCATCAGAAAAACATATCCGGGCAAAATGGTTACTCTCAGCGAATGTGGAAACGTTGCGAATATATCCCAACAGTGGAGTGCCAATGCTAAATGGTCGTGGTATATGCCTTGGTACGATTATAATGCAACTGACGAATCGGAACACTCTCATGCAACTAAAGCATTTTGGACTGATGCTTTTGCATCTGATAAAGTGATAACCAGAGATCAGATGCCTTCACTAAAATAAGGATTCATGTATAATTTAGTAGTCCGCTGAAGTTTAAGCGGACTACTAAAACAAATTCTCCGTGTATGAAAAAGATTTCTATATACCTTTTAGGATTGGTATTTACATTACTATCGGTATTTCCTGCTGGTTGCTTTTCAAATAACCCTATAGAGGGAGATAAGAGCGATTTTGTGGCTGTAAACGGCAAGCTGTCGGTACAGGGGATATCTTTGGTTAATGAGGCGGGAGAACCTATCGTTCTTCGGGGAGTCAGTCTTGGATGGCACAATTGGTGGCCACGATTTTATAATAAAAGTACGGTTGCATGGCTGAAAAAAGACTGGAACTGTAACCTTATCAGAGCAGCAATAGGCGTAGACCCCAAGAAAGGATATATAGACAATCCCGACTTTTCGATTGCATGTTTAACCAATGTAGTAGATGCAGCTATCGAGAACAATATGTATGTAATTATCGATTGGCACAGTCATCATATTCGCTTAGAAGAAGCTAAAGCATTTTTCACTCTGGCTGCCGAGAAATACAAAGATTACCCGAATATCATCTACGAAATTTATAATGAACCTATCGATGACTCATGGGAAGAGGTCAAAGCATATTCCGAGGAGATAATCAAAACAATCCGGTCAATAGATAAAGATAACGTAATATTGGTAGGAACACCTCATTGGGATCAGGATATACATCTGGCAGCCGATAATCCGATCAGTGGTTATGATAATATTATGTATACCCTTCACTTTTATGCAGGTACTCATAAACAAGAGTTAAGAGACAGAGCCGATTATGCTCTTAGTAAGAACTTACCCATTTTCGTTTCGGAATGTGCCGGAATGAATGCAGATGGTGACGGCGCTATCAATCTTGAGGAATGGAATACATGGAAGGAATGGATGAGCCGGAACCAAATCAGCTGGGCAGCATGGTCTATTGCCGATAAAAACGAAACATGCTCTATGATAAAATCAAAAAAATCGCCCGCTTATGGATGGACTGAAAACGATCTGAAAGAATGGGGTAAAATTATACGAAATACATTGCAGAAAGAAAACAGATAATATGAAAAGAATTACCAACTATTTTCTATTGATTTTGATAGCAGGATTAATACTATCCTGCAAAACCAAAATAGCAGAAGATACCAGCCCCAAAATAACAGAGAGCTATTCTGACTCGTGGCGTTTTCACGCAGGTGAAGGAACCGACAGTGCTTGGTTCGATACTAAGTTTGATGATAAAAACTGGCAGGAAGTCACATCACAGAAACTACTAAAAGATCAGGACATATCGTTAGACAATGGTTTTGGATGGTATCGAAAGACCATACAGTTATCGGATAGCTTACAGCAAGGAATCAAAAACAAAGGAGGATTAGTACTTCATTTGGGCAGATTGGCTGCATGCGACGAGGTATATTTCAATGGTCAACCGGTAGGTAAAACAGGAGAGTTTCCTCAAAACTACATGGGTTACTTTGATAACGAAAGAAACTACCTGATAACTTCCGACAAAGTAAATTACGGAGGAGATAATCTTATTGCTATCAAATTTCACGATGGCTGGAATGTAGGCGGTTTTCTGGAAGGAGCAAAACTATCTGTATCAACTGCCGAAACCAATGATAAAATTTTACTAGATGTAGCCGTTGCTGATTCCGACTATATATTTTTAGGTGAGAACCCCATACAAATAACCGCAAAGATTGAGAACAAAAACAATTGGGATATTGACGGAAAATTAATTGTCACATTGACTACTGACGATTATCAGCCTGTCAAGTCGGATTCTTTGAACATATCCATTGAAGGGTTGAAAAACTATTCCAAATCTTTTGAGCTGGCAAACCCTCAACCCGGATTTTACAGATATACCGTGCAATTGAAACGCAACAACGAAATTGTTACAGAAAAGAAGTTCAATGTGGGTTACGAACCTGAGAAAATACAATCGCCCATCGATGCAAAGACCGACTTTAAAGAATTTTGGGATAACAACCTTAAAGAACTGGCAAAAGTAGCCCCTAATTATAAGCTGACTTTAAAGCCCGAATATTCTCAACACGGATACGATATGTATCTCGTTGAAATGTATTCTTTCGGAAACGAACTCATCAGAGGATATTATGCCAAACCTCAAAAGGAAGGTAAACATCCTGTTATTGTGGAATATATGGGCTACGGATCGTCTCCTTATCCGGCGAACCAATGGTGGGATGGTTTTGCATACTTCGTTCTTTCGGTGAGAGGACAGGCGTTGAATCAACCAACCAACCGCTTTGGAAAATGGATTACCTATGGTCTTGATAACAAAGACGACTATTATTACAGAGGTGCATTTATGGATGTAGTACGGGCATTGGACTTTGTTTCGTCCCGTCCCGAAATTGATTCGGATAAGATAACCGTGCGTGGAGGAAGTCAGGGTGGAGCATTGTCATTTGTGGCTGCATCGCTCGATAAACGTGTAAAAGTGGCGGCTCCTAATATTCCGTTTCTATCGGACTATCCCGACTATTTTAAAATTGCTCCCTGGCCTAAAAGCGATTTTGATGAGTATATGAAAGCACATCCCGAAGCAAAATGGGAAGATGTATATAATCTGTTATCTTATTTCGACATCAAGAATCTGGCTCAATGGATAGAATGCCCTCTTATTATGGGTATTGGTGTACAAGATAATGTATGCCCTCCGCACATCAATTTTGCCGCCTACAATCAGGTAAAATCAAAAAAACGCTGGATGGCTTTTCCGCATCATGCACACAGTGTGGGTAAGGAGTACAACGACGCAGCCATGGCTTTTATAAAAGAAACACTAAACTTTAAAGATCAATGAAAAAACTGATTCTACTTGCAGCTTTAGCTTTAAGCCTATTCTCCTGCACCGAGAAGAAAGCGGTAACTGCTCCTTCTTTCGTAAAGCAGAAGGAAGGCAAGCTTACGATAAACGACAAGCCTTACTACTTTATCGGCACTAACTTCTGGTTCGGGGCTATATTGGGTTCCGAAGGGCAAGGCGGTAACCGTGAACGTTTACTTAAAGAGCTTGATTTTATGAAAGAAAACGGCATCAATAATCTTCGGGTTCTTGTAGGTGCCGACGGACATAGCGGACAAAAGGTAAAAGTTATGCCGACTCTTCAAATAGAGCCGGGAGTGTATAACGATACTATTTTCGACGGATTAGATTTCCTCATGGCGGAACTGGGTAAACGGGATATGTATGCGGTACTTTATCTTAACAATAGTTGGGAATGGAGTGGCGGATACGGACAGTATCTCAATTGGGCAGGACGTGGCGATGTACCCGAAGCAGGGGTTCAGGATTGGCCTGTATTTGTAAAGCATGTTGCCCAATATGCCGATTGCGACACTTGTCATACCTTGTTTCTGAATCATGTAAAGCACGTTATCACCAGAACCAACCGTTATACGGGAAAGAAATATATTGACGATACTGCAATCATGTCGTGGCAGGTGGGTAACGAGCCTCGCTCATTCAGCGATGAAGGTAAACCTGCATTCGTAAAATGGTTGAAAGAAACTACTGCTCTTATCCGTTCTCTTGATCCTAATCACCTTATTTCATTGGGTAATGAGGGTACTAAAGGATGTGAAGAAGACATGAGTCTTTTCGAACAAATCAATTCAGACCCCAATGTCGATTATCTGACCATTCATATCTGGCCTAAAAACTGGAGCTGGATAGATCCTGCTCAGGTAGTAGCATCTGTAGATACAGCAATCGTTGAAACCGATAAGTACATTGATAATCATCTGGCTATTGCCAAAAAGCTAAACAAGCCTATAGTTATCGAAGAGTTCGGATATCCGCGCGATAATCACAAATATACATTGGACGATACTACGGTTGCACGTGATAAATATTACTCCAATATTTTCTCGAAAATAATAAGTTCGAAAGAAAACAATGGTCTGATTGCAGGATGCAACTTCTGGACATGGGGAGGATTCGGAAGACCTGCTCACACATTCTGGGAACCGTGGGACGATTATGTAGGTGATCCATCGCAAGAAGAACAAGGTTTAAACTCTGTTTTCGATACAGATACGACCATCAAAGTCATCAAAAGCTATACTCAAAAACTATAATATTCTGAACTTATACTATTATTCAACCATAAATAGATAAAACAAAAACGTGAATATGAACGCACTATTCAACAAACGATTAAAAGCTGTAACAGCTGAATATGAAGCATTGGTTACCCGTACAAATGAACCTTTGCTCCCGGGAAATGGCATCTTCGAGAGATATAAGTATCCTGTAATTACAGCAGGTCATGCACCTGTATTCTGGAGATACGACTTATCACCCGAAACCAATCCGTTCTTTATGGAACGTTTCGGGATCAACGGAACTTTCAATGCAGGGGCTATTAAATGGCAGGGTAAATATCTTTTGGCAGTCCGTGTAGAGGGAAACGACCGCAAATCGTTCTTCGCTATTGCCGAAAGCCCCAACGGTATCGATAATTTTCGTTTCTGGGACTATCCCATTGTTATTCCCGAAACCGATAACCCCGATACAAATGTGTATGATATGCGTCTTACGGCTCATCAGGACGGATGGATTTACGGTGTATTCTGTTCTGAAAGAAAAGACCCGAATGCTCCTGCAGGCGATCTTTCATCGGCAGTGGCGGCAGCCGGCATTGTCCGCACAAAAGATTTAAAAAACTGGGAACGGTTACCCGATCTTAAAACCAAGAGCCAACAGCGAAATGTAGTATTACATCCCGAATTTGTGGACGGAAAATATGCACTTTATACCCGTCCCCAAGATGGTTTTATTG encodes:
- a CDS encoding glycosidase → MNALFNKRLKAVTAEYEALVTRTNEPLLPGNGIFERYKYPVITAGHAPVFWRYDLSPETNPFFMERFGINGTFNAGAIKWQGKYLLAVRVEGNDRKSFFAIAESPNGIDNFRFWDYPIVIPETDNPDTNVYDMRLTAHQDGWIYGVFCSERKDPNAPAGDLSSAVAAAGIVRTKDLKNWERLPDLKTKSQQRNVVLHPEFVDGKYALYTRPQDGFIDAGSGGGIGWALVDDITNAEVKEETIINHRYYHTIKELKNGEGPHPIKTPKGWLHLAHGVRACAAGLRYVLYLYLTDLDQPNKLIAEPAGHLMAPWEEERVGDVSNVLFTNGWIADDDGTIYLYYASCDTRMHVAVSSVDRLLDYILNTAPDGYRSATSVQTLSQLIEKNLTK
- a CDS encoding glycoside hydrolase family 5 protein, with translation MKKISIYLLGLVFTLLSVFPAGCFSNNPIEGDKSDFVAVNGKLSVQGISLVNEAGEPIVLRGVSLGWHNWWPRFYNKSTVAWLKKDWNCNLIRAAIGVDPKKGYIDNPDFSIACLTNVVDAAIENNMYVIIDWHSHHIRLEEAKAFFTLAAEKYKDYPNIIYEIYNEPIDDSWEEVKAYSEEIIKTIRSIDKDNVILVGTPHWDQDIHLAADNPISGYDNIMYTLHFYAGTHKQELRDRADYALSKNLPIFVSECAGMNADGDGAINLEEWNTWKEWMSRNQISWAAWSIADKNETCSMIKSKKSPAYGWTENDLKEWGKIIRNTLQKENR
- a CDS encoding cellulase family glycosylhydrolase encodes the protein MKKLILLAALALSLFSCTEKKAVTAPSFVKQKEGKLTINDKPYYFIGTNFWFGAILGSEGQGGNRERLLKELDFMKENGINNLRVLVGADGHSGQKVKVMPTLQIEPGVYNDTIFDGLDFLMAELGKRDMYAVLYLNNSWEWSGGYGQYLNWAGRGDVPEAGVQDWPVFVKHVAQYADCDTCHTLFLNHVKHVITRTNRYTGKKYIDDTAIMSWQVGNEPRSFSDEGKPAFVKWLKETTALIRSLDPNHLISLGNEGTKGCEEDMSLFEQINSDPNVDYLTIHIWPKNWSWIDPAQVVASVDTAIVETDKYIDNHLAIAKKLNKPIVIEEFGYPRDNHKYTLDDTTVARDKYYSNIFSKIISSKENNGLIAGCNFWTWGGFGRPAHTFWEPWDDYVGDPSQEEQGLNSVFDTDTTIKVIKSYTQKL
- a CDS encoding acetylxylan esterase is translated as MKRITNYFLLILIAGLILSCKTKIAEDTSPKITESYSDSWRFHAGEGTDSAWFDTKFDDKNWQEVTSQKLLKDQDISLDNGFGWYRKTIQLSDSLQQGIKNKGGLVLHLGRLAACDEVYFNGQPVGKTGEFPQNYMGYFDNERNYLITSDKVNYGGDNLIAIKFHDGWNVGGFLEGAKLSVSTAETNDKILLDVAVADSDYIFLGENPIQITAKIENKNNWDIDGKLIVTLTTDDYQPVKSDSLNISIEGLKNYSKSFELANPQPGFYRYTVQLKRNNEIVTEKKFNVGYEPEKIQSPIDAKTDFKEFWDNNLKELAKVAPNYKLTLKPEYSQHGYDMYLVEMYSFGNELIRGYYAKPQKEGKHPVIVEYMGYGSSPYPANQWWDGFAYFVLSVRGQALNQPTNRFGKWITYGLDNKDDYYYRGAFMDVVRALDFVSSRPEIDSDKITVRGGSQGGALSFVAASLDKRVKVAAPNIPFLSDYPDYFKIAPWPKSDFDEYMKAHPEAKWEDVYNLLSYFDIKNLAQWIECPLIMGIGVQDNVCPPHINFAAYNQVKSKKRWMAFPHHAHSVGKEYNDAAMAFIKETLNFKDQ